The genomic window TTGCGCACACATCGATTTGTTCGGTTGAACGCTCCCTACGAATGTCACCTTTCAATGAAAGCACGACTCGCATTTCGATGGACACAAATCACAATCGTTCATCTCATCTCATTTCCTTGACGTTCACGTATGAGAAGACGTCTTAACGTCGTCGCAAATTATGTGCCGACGTGATTCGATTTCTCGACATTGCGTAATGTTGTGTTCACGCCACCTATGGCATCAATGAACACCCTTTCGATATGCCGCTTACACACACCCACTGTTACTGCTCGCGGTTGAGTCACTGCGAAGGGATTCGAGCACATGTTGCTGATCACTGCTTTGGTGGTTCAGTTCACAAAGCTGAACTCGATGGCCGTTCACTAGCTGCTGGTGAATTGCGACCCTCGTGGTACGCCTTCTCAAAAAGGATCCCGCTGATGGTGAAATTCTCATCCTTGTTGATCGTTTTTAGCTCTTCGCTTCTTCTTCAAAGCTGTGTATGGTCGCCAGGGCAATACATGTCAGACAAAGGACTGGTTCGCGGCACTCCTACGGATAACAGTCAGATTCAGCTGATAACGATCACGCCCCAACTACTCTCGACGAACAGCCCCACAACCCTCAGCGCAGCGATACCTGACGCGCTACTGACATATAAGCCCGAACCCTATCGCATTGGCGCCGGCGACACGCTTTACATCACGGTCTGGGATCATCCAGAGCTGACGTCACCAGCCGGTGTACAGCAACAAACCGTGGCCAATGGCCGCATGGTGCGATCGGACGGCACGCTGTTCTATCCCTACATCGGCGCAGTCCAAGTCGCCGGAATGACCATAGAACAACTGCGGCAGTCCATCACCGAAAAGCTCGCCACATTCGTGAAAGACCCTCAGGTGGATGTCAACGTCGTCGGCTATAACAGCCAACACGTGCTAATCCAGGGAGCGTTCATAAAAACGGACCCGCAGTCGATCACAGCGGTCCCTCTGACCCTTTGGGAAGCACTTGGCACCGCCTACATCAATAACAATCAAGCCAATCTCACCGACTTGATCTTGAGCCGCGACGGACACGATTACCACCTGGATCTAGCCGCGCTCAACGATGCCAAGAGCATCGCGCGGGATATTTACCTAAAGCCAGGAGATCGCCTGTTTCTTCCCTACAACGACACCAGGGAGGTGTACGTGATGGGAGAGGTCGTGCGCCCCATGGCGGTCAACTTCGGGACTACTGACAAGCTCTCGCTAACACAGGCATTGGGCCGTGTCGGCGGTCTCAATCCGCTCACGGCAAGCGGTAAGCAGGTTTATGTCATTCGCGGCGCGAACGATCTGGATAATGCTCCGGCAAAGGTCTTTCAGCTCGATGCTCGTTCACCTTCAGCGTTCGCGCTGGGTGACCAATTCAGGATAAAGGCTGGCGATGTCG from Dyella caseinilytica includes these protein-coding regions:
- a CDS encoding polysaccharide biosynthesis/export family protein, which codes for MVKFSSLLIVFSSSLLLQSCVWSPGQYMSDKGLVRGTPTDNSQIQLITITPQLLSTNSPTTLSAAIPDALLTYKPEPYRIGAGDTLYITVWDHPELTSPAGVQQQTVANGRMVRSDGTLFYPYIGAVQVAGMTIEQLRQSITEKLATFVKDPQVDVNVVGYNSQHVLIQGAFIKTDPQSITAVPLTLWEALGTAYINNNQANLTDLILSRDGHDYHLDLAALNDAKSIARDIYLKPGDRLFLPYNDTREVYVMGEVVRPMAVNFGTTDKLSLTQALGRVGGLNPLTASGKQVYVIRGANDLDNAPAKVFQLDARSPSAFALGDQFRIKAGDVVFVGPAGITRWNRVLSQLLPSATLLSTAAYTNYSVNETH